A region from the Azospirillum thiophilum genome encodes:
- a CDS encoding chemotaxis protein CheA — MTGHGDPGQIFREESVELLADLEAALLRLEQRPTDRDPLDTAFRALHTIKGSGAMFGFEAAASFTHHLESAFDRMRRGELSATPALIGIALAAKDHIRILIDDPANADAATGEGLLARLAEQSVASADAAQPAGEETEEPASWRIRFRLAPDALERGTNPLLLLDELQGLGKAEIVALTDTVPPLEELEPTRCNIGWDLVLTTTHPRSTIEDVFIFVIDETELTIEPVAGPAGASAPDPVATPASPSPAEPSAAAEERAGAAAAIPAAAPAIVPAKAQPAANSIRVPAERLDDLMDQVGELVIAHARLKQLIADSLDLQIKSVTEEIERLSNGLRDITMGIRMVPVGSLFGRFRRLVRDLSQELGKDVQLTLSGEETELDKTMIERLNDPLVHIIRNSLDHGLEPAAERVAAGKPGQGQLHLSARHAGTRVLMTIRDDGRGLDRDRIRAKAEEHELIQPGVKLSDAELFQLIFHPGFSTARTLTSVSGRGIGMDVVKRTVDALRGTIDVSSTAGGGTEITLGLPLTLAIIDGLLVRVGQGRYVIPLFAVEECVELPPEGRRHSGRSFLNIRDSLVPFLRLRDCFGVTHPPDPYQKVVIISNGDRRVGLVVDQVLGDHQTVIKSMSKLHADVANFSGATILGDGSVALILDIAQVVAAGQSQDQRREAS, encoded by the coding sequence ATGACCGGGCATGGCGATCCGGGCCAGATCTTCCGCGAGGAGTCGGTGGAGCTGCTGGCCGATCTCGAAGCGGCGCTGCTCCGCCTGGAACAGCGGCCGACCGACCGCGACCCGCTCGACACCGCCTTCCGGGCCCTGCACACGATCAAGGGCTCGGGCGCCATGTTCGGGTTCGAGGCGGCAGCGAGCTTCACGCACCATCTGGAAAGTGCATTCGACCGGATGCGCAGGGGCGAGTTGAGCGCAACGCCGGCCCTGATCGGCATCGCCTTGGCGGCCAAGGATCACATCCGCATCCTGATCGACGATCCCGCCAACGCCGATGCCGCGACTGGGGAAGGGCTCCTGGCCCGGCTTGCGGAGCAGAGCGTCGCGTCGGCCGACGCCGCCCAACCGGCGGGGGAGGAGACGGAGGAACCGGCAAGCTGGCGCATCCGCTTCCGTCTCGCCCCCGACGCGCTGGAGCGCGGAACCAACCCGCTGTTGCTGCTCGACGAACTGCAGGGACTGGGCAAGGCCGAGATCGTCGCCCTGACCGACACGGTCCCTCCGCTGGAAGAGCTGGAGCCGACCCGTTGCAACATCGGCTGGGATCTGGTCCTGACCACGACCCACCCGCGCTCGACCATCGAGGATGTGTTCATCTTCGTGATCGACGAGACCGAACTGACCATCGAACCGGTCGCCGGACCGGCCGGCGCGTCCGCACCCGATCCGGTCGCGACTCCGGCAAGCCCATCCCCCGCAGAGCCGTCCGCCGCAGCCGAAGAAAGGGCCGGTGCCGCGGCTGCCATACCAGCCGCGGCACCGGCCATCGTGCCGGCAAAAGCACAGCCTGCGGCCAACTCGATCCGCGTGCCCGCGGAGCGGCTCGACGATCTGATGGATCAGGTCGGCGAACTGGTGATCGCACATGCCCGCCTGAAGCAGCTGATCGCCGACAGCCTGGACCTCCAGATCAAGTCGGTCACCGAGGAGATCGAACGGCTGTCCAACGGTCTGCGCGACATCACCATGGGAATCCGCATGGTGCCGGTCGGGTCGCTGTTCGGCCGCTTCCGCCGGCTCGTCCGCGACCTGTCCCAGGAGCTGGGCAAGGACGTCCAGCTCACCCTGTCCGGCGAGGAGACCGAGCTGGACAAGACGATGATCGAGCGGCTGAACGACCCGCTGGTCCACATCATCCGCAACAGCCTTGACCATGGGCTGGAGCCGGCGGCCGAGCGCGTGGCGGCGGGTAAGCCCGGCCAGGGGCAACTCCACCTGTCCGCGCGTCATGCCGGGACCCGCGTACTGATGACCATCCGCGACGACGGGCGCGGCCTGGACCGCGACCGCATCCGCGCCAAGGCGGAGGAGCATGAGTTGATCCAGCCGGGCGTCAAGCTGTCGGACGCCGAGCTGTTCCAGCTGATCTTCCATCCCGGTTTCTCGACGGCACGGACGCTGACCAGCGTGTCGGGGCGCGGCATCGGCATGGACGTGGTCAAGCGCACCGTCGATGCACTGCGCGGCACCATCGACGTGTCCAGCACGGCAGGCGGCGGGACCGAGATCACGCTGGGCCTGCCCCTGACGCTGGCGATCATCGACGGGCTCCTGGTCCGGGTCGGACAAGGCCGCTACGTCATCCCGCTGTTCGCGGTGGAGGAGTGCGTCGAGCTGCCGCCCGAGGGCCGGCGCCATTCCGGACGCAGCTTCCTGAACATCCGCGATTCCCTCGTGCCGTTCCTGCGCCTGCGCGATTGCTTCGGCGTGACCCATCCGCCCGATCCCTACCAGAAGGTGGTCATCATCTCCAACGGCGACCGGCGGGTCGGACTGGTGGTGGATCAGGTGCTGGGCGACCACCAGACGGTCATCAAGTCGATGTCGAAGCTGCACGCCGACGTCGCCAACTTCTCCGGCGCGACGATCCTGGGCGACGGGTCGGTGGCGCTGATCCTGGACATCGCCCAGGTCGTGGCCGCCGGGCAATCGCAGGACCAGCGGAGGGAAGCCTCATGA
- a CDS encoding chemotaxis protein CheW — translation MTANDNRSFEALTLGLGGEIFAIDANAVHEILDLVPQTEVPGAPPMVGHLINVRGKVVPLADLRIRFGMDRTPPTIDTRIVVVEIELDGEPTVVGLLADKVYEVTGITGASIEDTPDIGMRWNPDLIKGIGKRGADFIVIPDIVRIFTTH, via the coding sequence ATGACCGCCAACGACAACCGCTCCTTCGAGGCGCTGACCTTGGGCCTGGGCGGCGAGATCTTCGCCATCGACGCCAATGCCGTGCACGAGATCCTCGACCTCGTCCCCCAGACCGAGGTGCCGGGCGCCCCGCCGATGGTCGGCCACCTGATCAACGTGCGCGGCAAGGTGGTGCCGCTGGCCGATCTGCGGATCCGGTTCGGCATGGACCGCACCCCGCCGACGATCGACACCCGCATCGTCGTGGTCGAGATCGAGCTCGACGGGGAGCCGACCGTGGTCGGGCTGCTGGCCGACAAGGTCTATGAGGTGACCGGCATCACCGGCGCCTCGATCGAAGACACCCCCGACATCGGCATGCGCTGGAACCCCGACCTGATCAAGGGCATCGGCAAGCGCGGCGCCGATTTCATCGTCATTCCGGACATCGTCCGCATCTTCACGACCCACTGA